One window from the genome of Desulforamulus ruminis DSM 2154 encodes:
- a CDS encoding UPF0280 family protein, whose translation MDYTERTYRDLHRQVDLIHFQVMIKETDLDIGVRRERFSPELVQWVERLVKEQRLLLEEYIQRDPEFKTTLVPHRLLPGAPELAVEMAKAAQLAGVGPMAAVAGAFSQKVGRELARHSRDVIVENGGDIFLKSSGTRRVGIFAGPSPFTHKIALEVQGRQTPLGICTSSGTVGHSLSFGQSDAVIILASCTSLADAVATAAGNRVQSEEDVQGAVDFAASIPGIAGAIAIKGEKLAAWGQIKLVPM comes from the coding sequence TTGGATTATACCGAACGGACATACCGTGACCTGCACCGGCAGGTGGATTTAATCCATTTTCAGGTGATGATTAAAGAGACCGACCTGGATATCGGTGTGAGACGGGAGCGTTTTTCACCGGAACTGGTTCAATGGGTGGAACGTCTGGTAAAAGAACAGCGCTTATTATTAGAGGAATATATTCAAAGGGACCCCGAATTCAAAACCACCCTGGTGCCTCACCGGTTACTGCCGGGGGCGCCGGAGCTGGCGGTGGAGATGGCCAAAGCGGCTCAGTTGGCGGGGGTCGGTCCCATGGCGGCGGTGGCCGGGGCCTTTTCTCAAAAAGTGGGGAGGGAATTAGCCAGGCATTCCCGGGACGTCATTGTAGAGAATGGAGGAGATATCTTCCTGAAATCCTCCGGTACCCGCCGGGTGGGGATCTTTGCCGGACCCTCTCCTTTTACCCACAAGATTGCACTGGAGGTCCAAGGCCGGCAGACTCCCCTGGGAATCTGTACGTCTTCCGGTACAGTGGGACACTCTTTGAGTTTTGGCCAGTCCGATGCGGTTATTATTTTAGCTTCCTGTACCTCCTTGGCGGATGCCGTGGCCACCGCCGCAGGTAACCGGGTGCAGAGCGAAGAGGATGTGCAGGGGGCGGTGGATTTTGCCGCAAGCATCCCCGGGATTGCCGGAGCCATTGCCATCAAAGGAGAAAAACTGGCAGCCTGGGGGCAAATAAAATTGGTTCCCATGTAA
- a CDS encoding ferritin family protein, translating into MELTVNDILDVAIKSEESSFKFYKEMAEKAKNSETSQVLLKLSQDEKDHLDYLLWLKSGEPINEQVYFDGFEEAGELNPEMTPKEVLTIAVQREGAAAKMYRQMADIFKASPDKQFIFERMAREEDHHGAAVAAMMDDF; encoded by the coding sequence ATGGAACTTACAGTTAACGATATTTTGGATGTGGCCATTAAATCGGAGGAAAGCAGCTTCAAGTTTTATAAAGAAATGGCAGAAAAGGCTAAAAATTCAGAAACTAGTCAAGTTTTACTGAAGCTGTCCCAGGACGAAAAAGATCATTTAGATTATCTGCTGTGGCTAAAATCCGGCGAGCCCATTAATGAACAAGTCTATTTTGACGGATTTGAGGAAGCCGGTGAACTCAACCCTGAGATGACGCCCAAGGAAGTTTTGACCATCGCGGTGCAGCGGGAAGGAGCGGCTGCTAAAATGTACCGTCAAATGGCGGATATTTTTAAGGCCAGCCCGGATAAACAGTTTATTTTTGAGCGTATGGCCAGGGAGGAAGATCATCATGGTGCTGCGGTGGCGGCCATGATGGATGATTTTTAA
- a CDS encoding PRC-barrel domain-containing protein, protein MRKSKKFIGMPVISLAEGQQIGTVRGLVVDPVRQRIAALIIEQKGWFKEQKFAPYGKVHSIGNDAITIDQTGHVEKGNSLPEILTLYKDKINLIGCKVLAENGTQLGMVDEYFVEERTGAIAGLELSGSLLNSLISGRVFLDIGFVRTLGKELVVASNEAIVSTVKIDGGLQETVKNLRQNTSQFLESAVQKTKEISSKTKEELESKTKELGERTKDLGGNIKEQLDKVRGNKEPEILEGNSQIEELPPEGSPDPEIPATRAALTEDRVEVKDLPQEVALTREEYLLPLEPVEDKEEMVNPEQANEEPQADKKEI, encoded by the coding sequence GTGCGCAAGAGTAAAAAGTTTATTGGTATGCCCGTGATCAGTCTTGCCGAAGGCCAACAAATAGGCACCGTCAGGGGCCTGGTGGTAGACCCCGTCCGCCAGAGAATCGCGGCCCTGATTATAGAGCAAAAAGGTTGGTTTAAAGAGCAAAAATTTGCTCCTTACGGAAAAGTGCACAGTATCGGAAATGACGCCATTACCATCGATCAAACGGGTCATGTGGAAAAAGGCAACAGTTTACCGGAAATTTTAACCCTGTATAAGGACAAGATTAATCTTATCGGCTGCAAAGTTTTGGCGGAAAACGGTACTCAATTGGGCATGGTGGATGAGTATTTTGTGGAAGAAAGAACCGGCGCCATCGCCGGATTGGAACTGTCGGGAAGCTTGCTGAACAGTTTAATTTCGGGAAGAGTGTTCCTGGATATTGGTTTTGTGCGCACCCTGGGCAAAGAGCTGGTGGTAGCCTCCAACGAAGCCATTGTAAGTACGGTTAAAATTGATGGGGGACTTCAGGAAACAGTAAAGAATCTGAGACAAAACACCAGTCAATTCTTGGAAAGCGCTGTTCAAAAAACCAAAGAAATCAGCAGTAAAACCAAAGAAGAACTTGAAAGTAAGACCAAGGAATTGGGTGAACGAACCAAGGATTTGGGCGGTAACATAAAGGAACAATTGGACAAAGTTCGGGGCAACAAAGAACCGGAAATCCTTGAAGGGAACAGCCAAATAGAAGAGCTGCCCCCGGAAGGCTCACCGGATCCGGAAATCCCTGCCACCCGCGCTGCGCTTACGGAAGACCGGGTGGAAGTAAAGGATCTGCCCCAGGAGGTTGCCTTAACCCGGGAGGAATATCTTCTTCCTTTAGAGCCAGTGGAGGATAAGGAAGAAATGGTTAATCCGGAGCAAGCAAACGAAGAACCTCAGGCGGATAAAAAAGAAATATAA
- a CDS encoding 50S ribosomal protein L25/general stress protein Ctc: MADAILDANLRKGHSRSSLREIREAGEIPAVVYGKHVDSLSISVDGKELKKILNSTTGRNTLISMKVNGGKQTVMVKNLQVDPLRHDIQHVDFQQISEDSKIRTVVPIQLVGTSKGVALGGVIQQELRSAEVECLPSQIPDAIKVDISDLEIGDALTVCDLNVASEIKILDHPRSTVVSVAAARASEPEGQPEVAPEPEEEAESKTLEKEQS; the protein is encoded by the coding sequence ATGGCAGATGCAATATTAGACGCGAATCTCAGAAAAGGACACAGCCGCTCCAGCCTGAGGGAAATCAGGGAAGCGGGGGAAATTCCCGCTGTGGTTTACGGGAAACATGTGGATTCTCTGTCTATCAGTGTAGACGGCAAGGAATTAAAAAAGATTCTAAATTCAACTACCGGCCGGAATACCTTGATCAGCATGAAGGTGAACGGCGGTAAGCAGACGGTGATGGTTAAAAATCTGCAGGTAGACCCCCTTCGTCATGACATTCAACATGTGGATTTTCAACAGATATCCGAGGATTCAAAAATTCGTACCGTGGTGCCCATTCAACTGGTGGGGACTTCCAAGGGTGTGGCTCTGGGAGGCGTCATTCAGCAGGAATTGCGCAGTGCGGAAGTGGAATGTCTGCCGTCACAAATTCCCGATGCCATCAAAGTGGACATAAGTGATTTAGAAATCGGAGATGCCTTGACGGTATGTGATCTTAACGTGGCTTCCGAGATCAAAATATTGGATCATCCCCGCAGTACCGTTGTGAGTGTGGCTGCGGCCAGAGCTTCCGAGCCTGAAGGTCAGCCGGAGGTTGCGCCTGAACCGGAGGAAGAGGCTGAATCCAAGACCTTGGAAAAAGAACAATCTTAA
- the pth gene encoding aminoacyl-tRNA hydrolase, which translates to MKLIVGLGNPGGQYAQTRHNIGFMVIDALARELGATVEKNQHKALVGQVNIGSEKVILAKPQTYMNLSGQAVVALMNWYKLLPEDLLVISDDMDLPPGRLRIRMNGGAGGQKGLKSIMDLTGTQDFSRMRVGIGRPEHGAVDHVLGKFDDQELQQIQPAIEAAVKAAKIWVLEGPVEAMNQYNRVLG; encoded by the coding sequence ATGAAATTAATCGTGGGGCTTGGCAATCCCGGAGGACAGTACGCCCAGACCCGGCATAATATTGGTTTTATGGTGATCGACGCCTTGGCCAGGGAATTGGGTGCAACCGTTGAGAAGAACCAGCATAAGGCATTGGTTGGCCAGGTGAATATTGGCAGTGAAAAGGTTATTTTAGCCAAACCCCAGACCTATATGAACTTGAGCGGTCAGGCCGTAGTGGCCTTGATGAACTGGTATAAATTATTGCCTGAGGACCTTCTGGTCATTTCCGACGATATGGATTTACCCCCGGGAAGGCTGCGCATCCGCATGAACGGTGGTGCCGGAGGACAGAAGGGGCTAAAATCCATCATGGATTTAACAGGTACCCAGGATTTTTCCCGCATGAGGGTAGGCATCGGCCGACCGGAACACGGTGCTGTAGATCACGTTCTAGGAAAATTTGACGATCAGGAGCTGCAACAGATCCAACCAGCCATTGAGGCGGCAGTAAAAGCGGCCAAAATCTGGGTTCTGGAAGGCCCCGTGGAGGCCATGAATCAGTATAATCGGGTATTGGGCTGA